The proteins below are encoded in one region of Saccopteryx leptura isolate mSacLep1 chromosome 1, mSacLep1_pri_phased_curated, whole genome shotgun sequence:
- the LOC136396391 gene encoding exophilin-5 isoform X5, whose amino-acid sequence MWLSLPESLTSKSSWNRCDGHAGPASVRGTAVAELYNSTLENQAVDSAFVPKPAGMREGSGEPPWDSSMLENEFFRVLDDLDSKLAQEQSPSPVGTRTPLNYGSRTQFSHFYSSGNKHDNTLDRHKNQYKETSNISVYDILRPGAPREGFKTFSPRTRTIYDMYRTRESRILKEDYVEKNTFGSTSLCFDSRQRLASPATGYFTTRSIHFPATTQNKSGFIPPSHQYSPKRTPLSSIIWNRSDSSRDELNQEEFLGTPSPMETDPADQYMYPRCFQENGIYEFYHSQSVYQHVNLNSSMDNTMSHDPFENTENMPFYHQDNPFARSFFSNTFGRSREQRFRQSPFGGQQEEYSSCSGFHQSRKTFTSSDRNFEMISTEASSASAGHGHSVSSQHWGSFLPHYRTNISIVQEVPHPWQFGSQTSTLESMELPQGNGNQMTHFGTPDICSMIGSSYHIKSGGLECQQNSSPKEVHVNKGPYSFGIDQSIASSFKTSSPQIPGDKGNCQGSYIQNPIVPLQKIKPASLPKRSYTEVTVTNSDSVDSLPLTQSQPNILVTEVNNEEDLNESILEKNKQINKKGQTNMTSEMSQPISDTVISNPLAGFPSPLSQDSAKTNRLFFNASTPITSNESPRVISRKDISKIHISQRDEANELRKNKSYAENRNLGPATSFPIIQESRTLPCFPSPNQGCHQKLTLSNEDISSIVDNKHRSSVPTGNQNAQSPGKSAILDTKEEQCTKTHSTNCSKSTAGHNIPCDSLGLSSSTLPDSSPSKNFFLGALVIPSTTTFSRESLAGKDPFLGERGGKDNNSKHRNNEFTLNPSENEKSDDSCMSVCNEVVDVKCHSHPAFAAGKGKGKVRRRISYIEKLNKTESKSTPTSGSSSLVEVNQSDSNACELHTSYCTLPRKAASFPINSRKSESKVTAPSFKNEPLPLQTENKVEDPIGKDMLNKFSPRPSESESTCSRAVPASASVVPEATEGMTNMTNKGSDFIREGPLPFLIKRAVSCPSGEPCASSGGDEREDCLVSDMDASAITLRPWEKTMNPLESDSSVRSCSLTERHHQKEHFQECTDKDGKIPASRTGIFSLSREDPLPFPSDMSGGKSGKTLHKVKTTSMFSVSGDEENVRHLEVVSIYYTLPRKHSKKFCNLLQKYAQNISSLPESTKVEAETFLNSLEKEKLNSTQEQSETPSSEDLQVLVHSAQENRRCLSPNTENVTVLQSPSIGPSEPMLQEMAAIKADVSLHKEESKTREISTDSLAKTPLGVSQSRKKRGKKLQSEILSVSSMFQGGKFAEEKSANCQHAIKSDNSGPSNPPVHSEGNTENPQTRRSSGKCAGSGIAITDTGSGKCLRKDITGTAKDDSSKRLQPRKARGAHFPKKNHKPLSDSESQVFALTPALHKLHLDEDTCSGERDLDGLQSEPGEPHQGSEEVSLTKKSKAKDEMQRLARDQPSIPAEGSKNKTSLDDLEKGKNRSSVKHELAAISKASKKFPGKDLSPRRHVATIFPQSRNSPGFGGLSLGMPECDPLSPEPTPKSAESKDESRLNNNGMDVKKSESPLQVTAMSNREASVHTSNQKSDSISQPHQNLFKNVSESPPKYGNSKDVTVAQILERKSGTLALSVFTSLSEADFSDHRMRLNPHFPLEPAEKSTINIPLASCQQQQRSAASLEQEAEPHPYRSKSLKSINVHGDLLRKSHPPKARERHFSESTSIDNALSHLTLGHEFSNNSGYSRKFKSFSELSSCDENESWPLYSGRTKMGPKSATSISRPIDYGIFGKEQQLAFLENVKRSLTQGRLWKPSFLKNPGFLKDDVIHPPNSTQSSNSDSPSSQLLEEGLSPNVPLNIYEEDPVDSDCDTDTTTDDEYYLDENDKESEL is encoded by the exons GCAGAACTATACAATTCAACTCTGGAAAATCAAGCAGTTGACAGTGCATTTGTCCCCAAGCCAGCAGGCATGAGGGAGGGAAGTGGCGAGCCTCCGTGGGATTCTTCCATGTTGGAGAATGAGTTTTTCCGAG TTTTAGATGATTTGGACAGCAAACTGGCTCAGGAACAGTCTCCCAGCCCAGTGGGTACAAGAACACCTCTCAACTATGGATCAAGAACACAATTCAGTCATTTTTACTCCAGTGGGAACAAACATGATAATACCCTAGACAGGCACAAAAATCAGTATAAAGAAACTTCTAATATATCTGTCTATGACATCCTAAGACCAGGAGCCCCTAGAGAAGGTTTTAAAACCTTTTCTCCCAGAACAAGGACAATTTATGATATGTACAGGACAAGGGAGTCCAGAATCTTAAAAGAAGATTATGTGGAAAAGAATACTTTTGGTAGCACTTCTCTGTGTTTTGACAGCCGGCAACGGTTAGCCTCACCAGCTACAGGGTATTTCACAACAAGAAGCATACATTTTCCAGCCACAACTCAGAACAAGAGTGGATTTATACCACCAAGCCATCAGTACAGCCCAAAGAGAACTCCTTTATCATCTATCATATGGAATAGATCAGATTCTTCTAGAGATGAGCTGAACCAGGAAGAGTTCCTGGGGACACCATCACCAATGGAAACTGACCCTGCTGACCAGTATATGTATCCTAGATGTTTTCAGGAGAATGGGATATATGAATTTTATCATTCACAGAGTGTTTACCAACATGTGAATTTAAATTCCTCCATGGATAACACAATGAGTCATGACCCATTTGAGAACACAGAGAATATGCCATTCTACCATCAAGACAACCCATTTGCCAGGTCTTTCTTTAGCAATACCTTTGGACGAAGCAGGGAACAGAGATTCAGACAAAGTCCTTTTGGGGGCCAGCAGGAAGAATATTCTTCCTGCTCTGGCTTTCATCAAAGCAGGAAAACATTCACTTCTTCCGACAGAAACTTTGAAATGATTTCCACTGAAGCCAGTAGTGCATCAGCTGGTCATGGCCATAGTGTTTCTTCTCAGCACTGGGGATCATTTCTGCCTCATTACAGAACAAATATTTCCATAGTCCAAGAAGTGCCACATCCCTGGCAGTTTGGTTCTCAGACATCAACACTGGAGAGCATGGAGTTGCCACAAGGTAATGGGAACCAGATGACTCATTTTGGCACACCAGATATTTGCTCCATGATTGGTTCAAGCTATCACATCAAATCTGGTGGATTAGAATGTCAACAGAACAGTTCTCCTAAAGAAGTACATGTAAACAAAGGACCTTACTCATTTGGAATTGATCAGAGTATAGCATCTTCATTCAAAACTTCCTCCCCCCAGATTCCTGGTGACAAAGGAAATTGTCAAGGTTCCTACATTCAGAATCCCATAGTTCCTTTGCAGAAAATTAAGCCTGCCTCTCTTCCAAAAAGAAGCTACACAGAAGTCACTGTGACCAACAGTGATTCAGTTGATTCTCTGCCTCTTACCCAAAGCCAACCCAATATCTTGGTCACAGAAGTGAATAATGAAGAAGATTTGAACGAatctattttggaaaaaaacaaacaaataaacaagaaggGCCAGACAAACATGACAAGTGAAATGTCCCAACCTATTTCAGACACAGTCATTTCTAACCCCTTAGCTGGTTTTCCAAGTCCCCTGTCCCAAGACTCAGCCAAAACcaacagattattttttaatgcatctACCCCAATAACTTCAAATGAGTCACCCAGAGTCATTTCCAGGAAAGATATTTCCAAAATTCATATATCACAGAGAGATGAAGCTAATgaactaagaaaaaataagagttaTGCTGAAAACAGAAACCTTGGCCCAGCAACTTCCTTTCCCATCATTCAGGAAAGCAGAACATTACCATGTTTTCCCAGCCCAAATCAAGGTTGTCACCAGAAATTAACATTAAGTAATGAAGATATTTCAAGCATTGTTGATAATAAACACAGGAGCTCTGTACCTACTGGTAATCAAAATGCACAGTCTCCAGGAAAGTCTGCTATTTTAGATACCAAGGAAGAACAATGTACCAAAACTCATTCTACCAACTGTAGCAAGTCAACTGCTGGCCACAATATCCCATGTGATTCTTTAGGTCTGTCATCTAGTACACTGCCAGATTCTTCACCATCGAAAAATTTTTTCCTTGGTGCTTTGGTGATTCCTTCTACTACCACGTTCTCCAGGGAAAGCCTTGCAGGCAAAGATCCATTTctgggagaaagagggggaaaagacAATAATAGCAAGCATCGAAATAATGAGTTTACCTTGAACCcctcagaaaatgaaaagagtGATGATAGTTGTATGTCTGTATGTAATGAAGTGGTTGATGTCAAGTGCCATTCACATCCTGCTTTCGCGgctgggaagggaaaaggaaaagtcaGACGACGTATATCCTATATTGAAAAGttgaacaaaacagaaagtaaatCAACACCCACAAGTGGCAGCAGTAGCCTCGTTGAGGTGAATCAAAGTGATTCCAATGCTTGTGAGCTTCACACAAGTTATTGTACTTTACCAAGAAAAGCAGCCAGTTTCCCCATTAATAGCAGGAAGTCAGAAAGTAAGGTAACGGCTCCTTCATTTAAGAATGAGCCACTGCCACTCCAAACTGAAAATAAGGTGGAAGACCCAATAGGGAAGGACATGTTAAACAAATTCAGTCCTCGTCCTTCTGAGTCAGAAAGCACATGCTCCAGGGCAGTTCCAGCCTCAGCCTCGGTTGTGCCTGAAGCCACAGAGGGGATGACAAATATGACAAACAAGGGATCTGACTTCATTAGAGAAGGACCACTTCCATTCCTCATAAAGAGGGCTGTGTCGTGTCCTTCAGGGGAACCGTGTGCCTCATCTGGGGGAGATGAAAGAGAAGACTGCTTGGTCTCAGACATGGATGCCTCTGCTATAACACTAAGACCTTGGGAAAAGACCATGAACCCTCTGGAAAGTGACTCATCTGTTAGGAGTTGTTCTTTAACCGAAAGACACCACCAAAAGGAACACTTTCAGGAATGCACTGACAAGGATGGTAAAATTCCTGCCTCCAGGACAGGTATATTTTCCCTTTCACGTGAAGACCCGTTACCTTTTCCTTCAGATATGTCAGGGGGGAAAAGTGGGAAAACATTACATAAAGTTAAGACTACTAgtatgttttctgtttctggtgaTGAAGAGAATGTCAGGCATCTTGAGGTAGTTTCAATCTATTACACTCTACCAAGGAAACACAGCAAGAAATTCTGTAACCTCCTTCAAAAGTATGCTCAAAATATCAGTTCACTTCCAGAATCAACTAAAGTGGAGGCTGAAACATTTCTCAAttctttagaaaaagagaaactaaatTCTACACAAGAACAGTCAGAAACACCTTCATCTGAAGATCTACAAGTGCTAGTCCACTCTGCTCAGGAAAATCGCCGCTGTCTTTCTCCCAACACTGAAAATGTGACTGTTTTACAATCTCCAAGTATTGGGCCCTCAGAACCTATGCTGCAGGAAATGGCTGCTATTAAGGCAGATGTTTCTCTTCATAAAGAAGAATCTAAAACTAGAGAGATTTCCACAGATAGCTTAGCTAAAACACCTCTAGGTGTTTCACAAagcaggaaaaagagagggaaaaaattgCAAAGTGAAATCCTGAGTGTTTCATCGATGTTTCAAGGGGGGAAATTTGCAGAAGAGAAATCTGCAAATTGTCAGCATGCCATTAAATCAGATAATAGTGGTCCCTCTAATCCTCCAGTCCATTCAGAAGGGAATACTGAAAATCCCCAAACCAGAAGAAGTTCTGGGAAGTGTGCAGGTAGTGGGATAGCCATCACAGATACTGGAAGTGGAAAGTGTCTTCGGAAAGATATCACAGGGACAGCTAAAGACGACAGTTCCAAGAGGTTGCAGCCGAGGAAAGCCAGAGGAGCACATTTCCCGAAAAAGAATCATAAGCCACTTTCTGACTCAGAAAGCCAAGTCTTTGCTCTTACTCCAGCTTTGCATAAACTGCATCTTGATGAGGATACTTGTTCAGGGGAACGAGATTTAGATGGTTTGCAGTCTGAACCCGGAGAGCCACATCAAGGAAGTGAGGAGGTAAGTCTGACAAAGAAGAGCAAGGCTAAAGATGAAATGCAGAGGTTGGCACGGGACCAGCCTTCAATTCCTGCAGAAGgtagtaaaaataaaaccagctTGGATGACCTggagaaagggaaaaacagaTCTTCGGTTAAACACGAATTGGCAGCCATATCCAAAGCAAGTAAAAAATTTCCAGGTAAAGATTTGAGCCCCAGAAGACATGTAGCTACTATCTTCCCCCAAAGCAGGAACAGTCCTGGCTTCGGTGGTTTATCTCTTGGCATGCCGGAGTGCGACCCACTGTCCCCTGAGCCTACTCCAAAGTCTGCGGAATCCAAGGATGAAAGCAGGTTGAATAATAATGGGATGGATGTGAAGAAATCTGAGAGCCCTCTCCAGGTCACTGCAATGTCCAACAGAGAAGCTTCTGTACACACAAGCAATCAGAAATCTGACAGCATTTCACAACCACATcagaatttgtttaaaaatgtctcAGAATCACCACCAAAGTATGGGAATTCTAAAGATGTGACAGTAGCtcagattttagaaagaaagtcagGAACCCTGGCCCTATCTGTATTCACCAGCCTTAGCGAAGCTGACTTCTCTGACCATCGGATGAGGCTGAACCCTCATTTTCCATTGGAGCCTGCAGAGAAATCTACAATAAATATCCCACTGGCCAGCTGTCAGCAACAACAAAGGAGTGCTGCATCTCTGGAACAGGAAGCTGAGCCACACCCGTATCGTTCAAAGAGCTTAAAAAGCATCAATGTGCATGGTGATCTCCTACGTAAAAGTCATCCTCCAAAAGCCAGGGAGCGCCATTTTTCTGAAAGCACTTCTATTGACAATGCCCTAAGCCACCTGACCCTTGGGCATGAATTCTCTAACAACAGTGGGTACAGTCGAAagttcaaatctttttctgaacTTTCCTCCTGTGATGAAAATGAGAGTTGGCCTTTGTATAGTGGCAGGACAAAAATGGGTCCCAAGTCAGCAACATCTATATCCAGACCTATTGACTACGGGATATTCGGGAAAGAACAACAGTTGGCTTTCTTGGAGAATGTAAAGAGGTCACTCACACAAGGAAGGTTATGGAAACCAAGTTTTCTGAAGAACCCTGGCTTCCTGAAAGATGATGTAATTCACCCTCCTAACTCGACACAGTCATCAAACTCAGATTCTCCTAGCAGTCAGCTGCTGGAAGAGGGCTTATCTCCAAATGTACCACTTAATATCTATGAAGAGGATCCAGTGGACTCAGACTGTGACACAGACACCACCACAGATGATGAATACTACCTGGATGAAAATGACAAAGAGTCAGAACTGTGA
- the LOC136396391 gene encoding exophilin-5 isoform X6: MREGSGEPPWDSSMLENEFFRVLDDLDSKLAQEQSPSPVGTRTPLNYGSRTQFSHFYSSGNKHDNTLDRHKNQYKETSNISVYDILRPGAPREGFKTFSPRTRTIYDMYRTRESRILKEDYVEKNTFGSTSLCFDSRQRLASPATGYFTTRSIHFPATTQNKSGFIPPSHQYSPKRTPLSSIIWNRSDSSRDELNQEEFLGTPSPMETDPADQYMYPRCFQENGIYEFYHSQSVYQHVNLNSSMDNTMSHDPFENTENMPFYHQDNPFARSFFSNTFGRSREQRFRQSPFGGQQEEYSSCSGFHQSRKTFTSSDRNFEMISTEASSASAGHGHSVSSQHWGSFLPHYRTNISIVQEVPHPWQFGSQTSTLESMELPQGNGNQMTHFGTPDICSMIGSSYHIKSGGLECQQNSSPKEVHVNKGPYSFGIDQSIASSFKTSSPQIPGDKGNCQGSYIQNPIVPLQKIKPASLPKRSYTEVTVTNSDSVDSLPLTQSQPNILVTEVNNEEDLNESILEKNKQINKKGQTNMTSEMSQPISDTVISNPLAGFPSPLSQDSAKTNRLFFNASTPITSNESPRVISRKDISKIHISQRDEANELRKNKSYAENRNLGPATSFPIIQESRTLPCFPSPNQGCHQKLTLSNEDISSIVDNKHRSSVPTGNQNAQSPGKSAILDTKEEQCTKTHSTNCSKSTAGHNIPCDSLGLSSSTLPDSSPSKNFFLGALVIPSTTTFSRESLAGKDPFLGERGGKDNNSKHRNNEFTLNPSENEKSDDSCMSVCNEVVDVKCHSHPAFAAGKGKGKVRRRISYIEKLNKTESKSTPTSGSSSLVEVNQSDSNACELHTSYCTLPRKAASFPINSRKSESKVTAPSFKNEPLPLQTENKVEDPIGKDMLNKFSPRPSESESTCSRAVPASASVVPEATEGMTNMTNKGSDFIREGPLPFLIKRAVSCPSGEPCASSGGDEREDCLVSDMDASAITLRPWEKTMNPLESDSSVRSCSLTERHHQKEHFQECTDKDGKIPASRTGIFSLSREDPLPFPSDMSGGKSGKTLHKVKTTSMFSVSGDEENVRHLEVVSIYYTLPRKHSKKFCNLLQKYAQNISSLPESTKVEAETFLNSLEKEKLNSTQEQSETPSSEDLQVLVHSAQENRRCLSPNTENVTVLQSPSIGPSEPMLQEMAAIKADVSLHKEESKTREISTDSLAKTPLGVSQSRKKRGKKLQSEILSVSSMFQGGKFAEEKSANCQHAIKSDNSGPSNPPVHSEGNTENPQTRRSSGKCAGSGIAITDTGSGKCLRKDITGTAKDDSSKRLQPRKARGAHFPKKNHKPLSDSESQVFALTPALHKLHLDEDTCSGERDLDGLQSEPGEPHQGSEEVSLTKKSKAKDEMQRLARDQPSIPAEGSKNKTSLDDLEKGKNRSSVKHELAAISKASKKFPGKDLSPRRHVATIFPQSRNSPGFGGLSLGMPECDPLSPEPTPKSAESKDESRLNNNGMDVKKSESPLQVTAMSNREASVHTSNQKSDSISQPHQNLFKNVSESPPKYGNSKDVTVAQILERKSGTLALSVFTSLSEADFSDHRMRLNPHFPLEPAEKSTINIPLASCQQQQRSAASLEQEAEPHPYRSKSLKSINVHGDLLRKSHPPKARERHFSESTSIDNALSHLTLGHEFSNNSGYSRKFKSFSELSSCDENESWPLYSGRTKMGPKSATSISRPIDYGIFGKEQQLAFLENVKRSLTQGRLWKPSFLKNPGFLKDDVIHPPNSTQSSNSDSPSSQLLEEGLSPNVPLNIYEEDPVDSDCDTDTTTDDEYYLDENDKESEL; this comes from the exons ATGAGGGAGGGAAGTGGCGAGCCTCCGTGGGATTCTTCCATGTTGGAGAATGAGTTTTTCCGAG TTTTAGATGATTTGGACAGCAAACTGGCTCAGGAACAGTCTCCCAGCCCAGTGGGTACAAGAACACCTCTCAACTATGGATCAAGAACACAATTCAGTCATTTTTACTCCAGTGGGAACAAACATGATAATACCCTAGACAGGCACAAAAATCAGTATAAAGAAACTTCTAATATATCTGTCTATGACATCCTAAGACCAGGAGCCCCTAGAGAAGGTTTTAAAACCTTTTCTCCCAGAACAAGGACAATTTATGATATGTACAGGACAAGGGAGTCCAGAATCTTAAAAGAAGATTATGTGGAAAAGAATACTTTTGGTAGCACTTCTCTGTGTTTTGACAGCCGGCAACGGTTAGCCTCACCAGCTACAGGGTATTTCACAACAAGAAGCATACATTTTCCAGCCACAACTCAGAACAAGAGTGGATTTATACCACCAAGCCATCAGTACAGCCCAAAGAGAACTCCTTTATCATCTATCATATGGAATAGATCAGATTCTTCTAGAGATGAGCTGAACCAGGAAGAGTTCCTGGGGACACCATCACCAATGGAAACTGACCCTGCTGACCAGTATATGTATCCTAGATGTTTTCAGGAGAATGGGATATATGAATTTTATCATTCACAGAGTGTTTACCAACATGTGAATTTAAATTCCTCCATGGATAACACAATGAGTCATGACCCATTTGAGAACACAGAGAATATGCCATTCTACCATCAAGACAACCCATTTGCCAGGTCTTTCTTTAGCAATACCTTTGGACGAAGCAGGGAACAGAGATTCAGACAAAGTCCTTTTGGGGGCCAGCAGGAAGAATATTCTTCCTGCTCTGGCTTTCATCAAAGCAGGAAAACATTCACTTCTTCCGACAGAAACTTTGAAATGATTTCCACTGAAGCCAGTAGTGCATCAGCTGGTCATGGCCATAGTGTTTCTTCTCAGCACTGGGGATCATTTCTGCCTCATTACAGAACAAATATTTCCATAGTCCAAGAAGTGCCACATCCCTGGCAGTTTGGTTCTCAGACATCAACACTGGAGAGCATGGAGTTGCCACAAGGTAATGGGAACCAGATGACTCATTTTGGCACACCAGATATTTGCTCCATGATTGGTTCAAGCTATCACATCAAATCTGGTGGATTAGAATGTCAACAGAACAGTTCTCCTAAAGAAGTACATGTAAACAAAGGACCTTACTCATTTGGAATTGATCAGAGTATAGCATCTTCATTCAAAACTTCCTCCCCCCAGATTCCTGGTGACAAAGGAAATTGTCAAGGTTCCTACATTCAGAATCCCATAGTTCCTTTGCAGAAAATTAAGCCTGCCTCTCTTCCAAAAAGAAGCTACACAGAAGTCACTGTGACCAACAGTGATTCAGTTGATTCTCTGCCTCTTACCCAAAGCCAACCCAATATCTTGGTCACAGAAGTGAATAATGAAGAAGATTTGAACGAatctattttggaaaaaaacaaacaaataaacaagaaggGCCAGACAAACATGACAAGTGAAATGTCCCAACCTATTTCAGACACAGTCATTTCTAACCCCTTAGCTGGTTTTCCAAGTCCCCTGTCCCAAGACTCAGCCAAAACcaacagattattttttaatgcatctACCCCAATAACTTCAAATGAGTCACCCAGAGTCATTTCCAGGAAAGATATTTCCAAAATTCATATATCACAGAGAGATGAAGCTAATgaactaagaaaaaataagagttaTGCTGAAAACAGAAACCTTGGCCCAGCAACTTCCTTTCCCATCATTCAGGAAAGCAGAACATTACCATGTTTTCCCAGCCCAAATCAAGGTTGTCACCAGAAATTAACATTAAGTAATGAAGATATTTCAAGCATTGTTGATAATAAACACAGGAGCTCTGTACCTACTGGTAATCAAAATGCACAGTCTCCAGGAAAGTCTGCTATTTTAGATACCAAGGAAGAACAATGTACCAAAACTCATTCTACCAACTGTAGCAAGTCAACTGCTGGCCACAATATCCCATGTGATTCTTTAGGTCTGTCATCTAGTACACTGCCAGATTCTTCACCATCGAAAAATTTTTTCCTTGGTGCTTTGGTGATTCCTTCTACTACCACGTTCTCCAGGGAAAGCCTTGCAGGCAAAGATCCATTTctgggagaaagagggggaaaagacAATAATAGCAAGCATCGAAATAATGAGTTTACCTTGAACCcctcagaaaatgaaaagagtGATGATAGTTGTATGTCTGTATGTAATGAAGTGGTTGATGTCAAGTGCCATTCACATCCTGCTTTCGCGgctgggaagggaaaaggaaaagtcaGACGACGTATATCCTATATTGAAAAGttgaacaaaacagaaagtaaatCAACACCCACAAGTGGCAGCAGTAGCCTCGTTGAGGTGAATCAAAGTGATTCCAATGCTTGTGAGCTTCACACAAGTTATTGTACTTTACCAAGAAAAGCAGCCAGTTTCCCCATTAATAGCAGGAAGTCAGAAAGTAAGGTAACGGCTCCTTCATTTAAGAATGAGCCACTGCCACTCCAAACTGAAAATAAGGTGGAAGACCCAATAGGGAAGGACATGTTAAACAAATTCAGTCCTCGTCCTTCTGAGTCAGAAAGCACATGCTCCAGGGCAGTTCCAGCCTCAGCCTCGGTTGTGCCTGAAGCCACAGAGGGGATGACAAATATGACAAACAAGGGATCTGACTTCATTAGAGAAGGACCACTTCCATTCCTCATAAAGAGGGCTGTGTCGTGTCCTTCAGGGGAACCGTGTGCCTCATCTGGGGGAGATGAAAGAGAAGACTGCTTGGTCTCAGACATGGATGCCTCTGCTATAACACTAAGACCTTGGGAAAAGACCATGAACCCTCTGGAAAGTGACTCATCTGTTAGGAGTTGTTCTTTAACCGAAAGACACCACCAAAAGGAACACTTTCAGGAATGCACTGACAAGGATGGTAAAATTCCTGCCTCCAGGACAGGTATATTTTCCCTTTCACGTGAAGACCCGTTACCTTTTCCTTCAGATATGTCAGGGGGGAAAAGTGGGAAAACATTACATAAAGTTAAGACTACTAgtatgttttctgtttctggtgaTGAAGAGAATGTCAGGCATCTTGAGGTAGTTTCAATCTATTACACTCTACCAAGGAAACACAGCAAGAAATTCTGTAACCTCCTTCAAAAGTATGCTCAAAATATCAGTTCACTTCCAGAATCAACTAAAGTGGAGGCTGAAACATTTCTCAAttctttagaaaaagagaaactaaatTCTACACAAGAACAGTCAGAAACACCTTCATCTGAAGATCTACAAGTGCTAGTCCACTCTGCTCAGGAAAATCGCCGCTGTCTTTCTCCCAACACTGAAAATGTGACTGTTTTACAATCTCCAAGTATTGGGCCCTCAGAACCTATGCTGCAGGAAATGGCTGCTATTAAGGCAGATGTTTCTCTTCATAAAGAAGAATCTAAAACTAGAGAGATTTCCACAGATAGCTTAGCTAAAACACCTCTAGGTGTTTCACAAagcaggaaaaagagagggaaaaaattgCAAAGTGAAATCCTGAGTGTTTCATCGATGTTTCAAGGGGGGAAATTTGCAGAAGAGAAATCTGCAAATTGTCAGCATGCCATTAAATCAGATAATAGTGGTCCCTCTAATCCTCCAGTCCATTCAGAAGGGAATACTGAAAATCCCCAAACCAGAAGAAGTTCTGGGAAGTGTGCAGGTAGTGGGATAGCCATCACAGATACTGGAAGTGGAAAGTGTCTTCGGAAAGATATCACAGGGACAGCTAAAGACGACAGTTCCAAGAGGTTGCAGCCGAGGAAAGCCAGAGGAGCACATTTCCCGAAAAAGAATCATAAGCCACTTTCTGACTCAGAAAGCCAAGTCTTTGCTCTTACTCCAGCTTTGCATAAACTGCATCTTGATGAGGATACTTGTTCAGGGGAACGAGATTTAGATGGTTTGCAGTCTGAACCCGGAGAGCCACATCAAGGAAGTGAGGAGGTAAGTCTGACAAAGAAGAGCAAGGCTAAAGATGAAATGCAGAGGTTGGCACGGGACCAGCCTTCAATTCCTGCAGAAGgtagtaaaaataaaaccagctTGGATGACCTggagaaagggaaaaacagaTCTTCGGTTAAACACGAATTGGCAGCCATATCCAAAGCAAGTAAAAAATTTCCAGGTAAAGATTTGAGCCCCAGAAGACATGTAGCTACTATCTTCCCCCAAAGCAGGAACAGTCCTGGCTTCGGTGGTTTATCTCTTGGCATGCCGGAGTGCGACCCACTGTCCCCTGAGCCTACTCCAAAGTCTGCGGAATCCAAGGATGAAAGCAGGTTGAATAATAATGGGATGGATGTGAAGAAATCTGAGAGCCCTCTCCAGGTCACTGCAATGTCCAACAGAGAAGCTTCTGTACACACAAGCAATCAGAAATCTGACAGCATTTCACAACCACATcagaatttgtttaaaaatgtctcAGAATCACCACCAAAGTATGGGAATTCTAAAGATGTGACAGTAGCtcagattttagaaagaaagtcagGAACCCTGGCCCTATCTGTATTCACCAGCCTTAGCGAAGCTGACTTCTCTGACCATCGGATGAGGCTGAACCCTCATTTTCCATTGGAGCCTGCAGAGAAATCTACAATAAATATCCCACTGGCCAGCTGTCAGCAACAACAAAGGAGTGCTGCATCTCTGGAACAGGAAGCTGAGCCACACCCGTATCGTTCAAAGAGCTTAAAAAGCATCAATGTGCATGGTGATCTCCTACGTAAAAGTCATCCTCCAAAAGCCAGGGAGCGCCATTTTTCTGAAAGCACTTCTATTGACAATGCCCTAAGCCACCTGACCCTTGGGCATGAATTCTCTAACAACAGTGGGTACAGTCGAAagttcaaatctttttctgaacTTTCCTCCTGTGATGAAAATGAGAGTTGGCCTTTGTATAGTGGCAGGACAAAAATGGGTCCCAAGTCAGCAACATCTATATCCAGACCTATTGACTACGGGATATTCGGGAAAGAACAACAGTTGGCTTTCTTGGAGAATGTAAAGAGGTCACTCACACAAGGAAGGTTATGGAAACCAAGTTTTCTGAAGAACCCTGGCTTCCTGAAAGATGATGTAATTCACCCTCCTAACTCGACACAGTCATCAAACTCAGATTCTCCTAGCAGTCAGCTGCTGGAAGAGGGCTTATCTCCAAATGTACCACTTAATATCTATGAAGAGGATCCAGTGGACTCAGACTGTGACACAGACACCACCACAGATGATGAATACTACCTGGATGAAAATGACAAAGAGTCAGAACTGTGA